The following coding sequences lie in one Bacteroides helcogenes P 36-108 genomic window:
- a CDS encoding lytic transglycosylase domain-containing protein, with protein MTNNPAYMKKIIIGSSLLFCSFLAPKTHAQESVDVFIHENGTERKETIDLPKSMTYPLDSLFTDWKAKNYIDLGKDCSTSKENPLFSDSVYMDRLSRMPTVMEMPYNEIVRKFIDMYAGRLRNHVAFMLSACNFYMPIFEEALDAYNLPLELKYLPIIESALNPSAVSRAGASGLWQFMIGTGKIYGLESNSLVDERRDPIKATWAAARYLRDMYDIYKDWNLVIAAYNCGPGTINKAIRRAGGQTDYWDIYNFLPKETRGYVPAFIAANYVMTYYCKHNICPMETNIPDATDTVQVNRNLHFEQIADICGINIDEIKSLNPQYKRSIIPGEDKPQTLRLPMNCISTFIDRQDTIYTHRSDELFKNRKTVAVSDTRSAPRKGKSSTTGNASYHKIRSGESLGSIARKYGVTVNQLKSWNGLRNTKISAGKRLKIYK; from the coding sequence ATGACAAATAATCCCGCTTATATGAAGAAAATCATCATCGGTTCCTCACTCTTGTTCTGCAGCTTCCTTGCCCCCAAAACGCATGCGCAGGAAAGTGTGGATGTATTCATCCATGAAAACGGAACAGAACGCAAAGAAACCATCGACCTGCCCAAAAGCATGACCTACCCGCTGGACAGCCTGTTCACGGACTGGAAAGCCAAAAACTACATTGACCTGGGCAAAGATTGCAGCACCTCCAAGGAGAACCCGCTGTTCAGCGATTCCGTATATATGGACCGCTTGTCGCGCATGCCTACCGTCATGGAAATGCCCTACAACGAGATAGTACGCAAGTTTATCGACATGTACGCCGGACGCTTGCGCAACCATGTGGCTTTCATGCTAAGCGCCTGCAACTTCTACATGCCCATTTTTGAGGAAGCCCTGGACGCTTACAACCTGCCCCTCGAACTGAAATACCTGCCCATCATCGAGTCCGCCCTCAACCCGTCCGCCGTATCCCGCGCCGGAGCTTCCGGCTTGTGGCAATTCATGATCGGAACCGGAAAAATCTACGGGCTGGAGAGCAACAGCCTCGTGGACGAACGTCGCGACCCCATCAAAGCCACTTGGGCAGCAGCCCGCTATCTGCGTGACATGTATGACATCTACAAGGACTGGAACCTGGTGATCGCCGCCTACAACTGCGGTCCCGGAACCATCAACAAAGCCATCCGCCGGGCCGGAGGACAAACGGATTATTGGGATATCTACAACTTCCTGCCTAAAGAGACACGCGGTTACGTACCCGCATTCATTGCTGCCAACTACGTAATGACATATTACTGCAAGCACAATATATGTCCCATGGAAACCAATATCCCGGACGCCACAGACACCGTGCAGGTGAACCGTAACCTTCATTTCGAGCAGATAGCCGATATTTGCGGCATTAACATAGATGAAATAAAAAGCCTGAACCCCCAGTACAAAAGAAGCATCATTCCGGGGGAAGACAAGCCGCAAACTCTCCGCCTTCCGATGAACTGCATCAGCACATTTATTGACAGGCAAGACACTATTTACACCCATCGCAGCGACGAACTGTTCAAGAACCGCAAGACAGTGGCCGTTTCCGACACGCGCTCCGCACCGCGCAAAGGCAAAAGCAGCACCACAGGCAATGCCAGTTACCACAAAATCCGCAGTGGAGAGAGTCTCGGCAGCATTGCCCGCAAATATGGCGTCACCGTCAATCAGTTAAAAAGTTGGAACGGGCTGCGAAATACCAAAATCTCGGCAGGAAAGCGCTTGAAGATATATAAATAA
- a CDS encoding DUF5683 domain-containing protein, with the protein MTKKRRIYQTCIALLICFLQTAGIAMYGQDRPRAAAKRTHRIQADTLAAQRTDSLNADKTAALRELPADSIAIADSIADENKKKLLRMTASPELKAQPVPTDTLRKAISPKVWVPNPIKATWLALVVPGGGQIYNRKYWKLPIFYGGFAGCAYALTWNGKMYKDYAQAYKDAVNENWTSSSITDLLPSGYIDKVSKTQLTETLRKRKDTYRRYRDLSIFAFIGVYLLSMVDAYVDAELSNFDITPDLSMRVEPAVIESRMNGSSGKSVGVQCSFRF; encoded by the coding sequence ATGACGAAAAAAAGAAGAATATACCAAACCTGCATTGCCCTGCTGATTTGCTTTTTGCAGACGGCAGGGATTGCTATGTATGGACAAGACCGCCCGCGTGCCGCCGCCAAACGGACGCACCGGATACAGGCAGACACTCTCGCCGCACAGCGAACCGACAGCCTGAACGCGGACAAGACGGCGGCCTTACGGGAGCTCCCGGCAGACAGCATCGCCATAGCAGACAGCATTGCTGACGAAAACAAGAAGAAACTGCTCCGAATGACCGCTTCGCCGGAGCTGAAAGCACAGCCCGTCCCGACAGACACCCTGCGGAAAGCCATAAGCCCGAAGGTATGGGTTCCGAATCCCATCAAAGCAACGTGGCTGGCTCTCGTCGTCCCCGGCGGCGGACAAATCTACAACCGGAAATACTGGAAGCTGCCCATTTTCTACGGAGGCTTTGCCGGTTGCGCATACGCATTGACCTGGAACGGGAAAATGTACAAGGACTACGCGCAAGCCTATAAAGACGCCGTAAATGAAAACTGGACATCAAGCAGCATCACAGACCTGCTCCCTTCCGGATACATAGACAAAGTATCCAAGACGCAACTGACCGAAACTCTCAGGAAGCGGAAAGATACCTACCGGCGCTACCGCGACCTGAGCATCTTTGCGTTTATCGGGGTATATCTGCTATCTATGGTAGATGCCTATGTGGATGCCGAGCTGTCCAACTTCGACATCACCCCAGACCTCAGCATGAGAGTAGAGCCTGCCGTGATCGAGAGCCGGATGAATGGTTCGTCCGGCAAGTCCGTAGGCGTGCAATGCAGTTTCCGATTCTAA
- a CDS encoding RelA/SpoT family protein, which yields MEESVSQKEKVEEEMIEQAFQELLNDYLATKHRKRVEIITKAFNFANQAHKGIKRRSGEPYIMHPIAVAKIVCNEIGLGSTSICSALLHDVVEDTDYTVEDIENIFGPKIAQIVDGLTKISGGIFGDRASAQAENFKKLLLTMSDDIRVILIKIADRLHNMRTLGSMLPNKQFKIAGETLYIYAPLANRLGLNKIKTELENLSFKYEHPEEYREIEEKLEATAAERDKVFNEFTNPIRAQLDKMGLKYHILARVKSIYSIWNKMQTKHVPFEEIYDLLAVRIIFEPRNMEEELNDCFDIYVSISKIYKPHPDRLRDWVSHPKANGYQALHVTLMGNNGQWIEVQIRSERMNDVAEQGFAAHWKYKEGGGSEDEGELEKWLRTIKEILDDPQPDAIDFLDTIKLNLFASEIFVFTPKGDIKTMPQNCTALDFAFSLHTDIGSHCIGAKVNHKLVPLSHKLQSGDQVEILTSKSQRVQPEWEVYATTARARAKIAAILRKEAKTYQKEGETMIADFFKDEDIRIDDTALEKLTKLHNFHTHDELLVAVGSKKIVLGDADKNVFKERQGTNWKKFLTFSFGNKDNKESKEQPEEKTPQEKINTKQILKLTEETISKNYIMADCCHPIPGDDVLGYIDEDNRVIIHKRQCTVAARLKSSYGNRIIATEWDTHKDLSFLVTIYIKGIDCMGLLNEVTQVISRQLNVNIRKLTIETDDGIFEGKIQLYVHDVDDVRTICNNLKQIQNIKQVTRTED from the coding sequence ATGGAAGAAAGTGTAAGCCAGAAAGAGAAAGTTGAAGAAGAAATGATTGAACAGGCATTCCAGGAACTGTTGAACGACTATTTGGCAACCAAGCACCGCAAACGCGTCGAAATAATAACCAAAGCATTCAACTTTGCCAACCAAGCACACAAGGGTATCAAACGCCGTTCGGGAGAGCCCTACATCATGCATCCCATCGCTGTGGCAAAGATTGTCTGCAACGAAATAGGGCTCGGTTCAACCTCAATCTGTTCGGCATTGCTCCACGATGTAGTCGAAGACACCGATTACACGGTAGAAGACATTGAAAATATCTTTGGGCCGAAGATCGCCCAAATCGTGGACGGACTGACAAAAATATCAGGAGGCATCTTCGGAGACCGTGCTTCCGCACAGGCGGAAAACTTCAAGAAGCTGCTGCTCACCATGTCTGATGACATCCGCGTCATCCTCATCAAGATAGCAGACCGCCTGCACAACATGCGCACCCTGGGCTCCATGCTGCCCAACAAGCAGTTCAAGATTGCGGGAGAAACCCTCTATATCTATGCCCCGCTTGCCAACCGACTGGGGCTGAACAAGATAAAGACGGAGTTGGAAAACCTGAGCTTTAAGTACGAACATCCCGAAGAATACCGCGAAATAGAAGAAAAGCTGGAAGCGACAGCCGCCGAGCGCGACAAGGTGTTCAATGAGTTCACCAATCCGATACGCGCCCAACTGGACAAAATGGGACTGAAGTATCACATTCTCGCACGGGTGAAATCCATTTATTCCATCTGGAACAAAATGCAGACCAAGCATGTGCCATTCGAGGAAATCTACGATCTATTGGCTGTACGCATCATCTTCGAGCCACGAAATATGGAGGAAGAGCTGAACGACTGCTTCGACATCTACGTCTCCATCTCCAAAATATATAAACCGCACCCCGACCGCCTGCGCGACTGGGTGAGCCACCCCAAAGCCAACGGCTACCAGGCTTTGCACGTCACCCTCATGGGCAACAATGGTCAATGGATCGAAGTCCAGATTCGCAGCGAACGTATGAACGACGTAGCCGAACAGGGATTTGCCGCACACTGGAAGTACAAAGAAGGCGGAGGCAGCGAAGACGAGGGCGAACTGGAAAAATGGCTGCGTACCATCAAGGAAATTCTGGACGATCCGCAACCGGATGCCATCGACTTCCTCGATACCATTAAACTGAACCTGTTTGCTTCGGAGATATTTGTCTTTACCCCGAAAGGCGACATCAAGACCATGCCGCAGAACTGCACGGCACTGGACTTCGCCTTCTCACTGCATACCGACATAGGTAGCCACTGCATCGGAGCCAAGGTAAACCACAAGCTGGTTCCCCTCAGCCATAAGTTGCAAAGCGGTGATCAGGTGGAGATATTGACTTCCAAGTCGCAGCGTGTGCAGCCCGAATGGGAAGTATATGCCACTACCGCCCGCGCCCGCGCCAAAATAGCAGCCATCTTGCGCAAAGAAGCGAAAACCTATCAGAAAGAAGGCGAAACGATGATAGCCGATTTCTTCAAGGATGAAGACATCCGCATTGATGACACGGCGTTGGAAAAACTGACAAAGTTACATAATTTCCACACTCATGACGAACTGCTTGTAGCCGTCGGAAGCAAGAAGATTGTTCTGGGAGACGCAGACAAAAATGTTTTCAAAGAGAGACAGGGCACTAACTGGAAGAAATTCCTGACTTTCTCTTTCGGAAACAAGGACAATAAAGAGAGCAAAGAACAGCCGGAAGAAAAGACACCGCAGGAAAAGATCAATACCAAACAAATCCTGAAACTGACGGAAGAAACCATCTCAAAAAATTATATCATGGCAGATTGCTGCCATCCTATCCCCGGAGACGACGTTCTGGGCTACATAGATGAAGATAACCGGGTAATCATCCACAAACGCCAATGCACTGTTGCCGCCCGCCTCAAGAGCAGCTATGGCAACCGCATCATCGCCACGGAATGGGATACCCACAAGGATCTCTCTTTTCTTGTCACCATATATATAAAAGGTATAGACTGCATGGGGCTGCTGAATGAAGTGACACAAGTCATTTCACGCCAGTTGAATGTAAACATCCGCAAACTGACGATTGAAACCGACGACGGCATCTTTGAAGGAAAAATACAACTCTACGTACATGATGTGGACGATGTGCGCACCATCTGTAACAATCTGAAGCAGATACAGAACATTAAACAAGTGACGAGAACAGAGGATTAA